The following proteins are co-located in the Thermoanaerobaculia bacterium genome:
- a CDS encoding efflux RND transporter periplasmic adaptor subunit: protein MKRAVIALVVLAAAAVGAWLLLTRRRVEPGGFAGTIEARDAQVGSLVGGRVARVLVDEGAAVRRGDVLVVLESDLLDRQIEQEQGNVASQQANLEKVQRGPRSEEIRRARADWENAERNRKRSEALLHSGLASPQQYDADAAQATMLAETYRELARGSRPEDIAQARAQLAAEQGRLAFLSRQKEELTVRAPADGVIQTIDLRPGDLVAANQGIVTILEPSEVWVRVYVPEPMLGRVHVGDRARIFVDTFPGRAFPGRVVEIRQQAEYTPRNVQTLDQRADQVFGVKIAIDPSPDLKPGMAATARIGDVGGGSVAR from the coding sequence ATGAAACGCGCCGTCATCGCCCTGGTCGTGCTGGCGGCGGCAGCCGTCGGCGCGTGGCTCCTCCTCACGCGTCGGCGCGTCGAGCCCGGAGGCTTCGCGGGGACCATCGAAGCCCGCGACGCGCAGGTGGGCTCCCTCGTCGGGGGGCGGGTCGCGCGCGTGCTCGTCGACGAGGGGGCCGCGGTGCGCCGGGGCGACGTTCTCGTCGTTCTCGAATCGGACCTGCTCGATCGGCAGATCGAACAGGAGCAGGGGAACGTCGCCTCGCAGCAGGCGAATCTCGAAAAAGTCCAGCGCGGCCCGCGAAGCGAGGAGATCCGGCGGGCGAGGGCCGACTGGGAGAACGCCGAGCGCAACAGGAAGAGGAGCGAGGCGCTGCTGCATTCGGGCCTGGCGAGTCCGCAGCAGTACGACGCCGACGCCGCCCAGGCGACGATGCTCGCGGAAACCTACCGGGAACTCGCCCGGGGGAGCCGACCCGAGGACATCGCGCAGGCGCGCGCGCAGCTCGCGGCGGAGCAGGGCCGTCTCGCCTTCCTGTCGCGCCAGAAAGAGGAGCTCACGGTGCGCGCGCCCGCCGACGGCGTGATCCAGACGATCGATCTTCGTCCCGGCGACCTCGTCGCCGCCAACCAGGGAATCGTGACGATCCTCGAGCCCTCGGAGGTCTGGGTGCGCGTCTACGTTCCGGAGCCGATGCTCGGCCGCGTGCACGTCGGCGACCGGGCGCGGATCTTCGTCGACACGTTCCCGGGCCGGGCGTTTCCCGGACGCGTCGTCGAGATCCGGCAGCAGGCGGAATACACGCCGAGGAACGTCCAGACGCTCGACCAGCGCGCCGATCAGGTCTTCGGCGTGAAGATCGCGATCGACCCTTCTCCGGACCTGAAGCCCGGAATGGCGGCGACCGCGCGGATCGGAGACGTCGGCGGGGGATCGGTGGCGCGATGA
- the asnB gene encoding asparagine synthase (glutamine-hydrolyzing) gives MCGIAGLVDLAGGVPDRRLLLAMMRRIAHRGPDGGGWLEDDGQSLLEGTRDSSVPTGSRPFAIAARGARAVLGHQRLAITDLSDAGRQPMTRGDGRYWIVFNGAIFNAPELRRELESAGERFTTTTDTEVLLASWIRWGDSALDRFNGMWAFAIWDSRQRELFASRDRYGIKPFYWTIAGDLFGFGSEPKALRAVRPAVPNLKLVSDYLAFGANIPEGDATAYEDYRELPAGSLLRAGASGIRVQRWYDLDARVRDVPPPPSFEGAAARLRGLLDDAIRIRLRADVPVGLLLSGGVDSSGIAGILAANHRGSFSGPAISLRYPRAEIDESHYSDAVLRATGIPGEYVEPTPEGFDRDLDDFVSRTDHLMMGSVGYAQYLLYARARAVGLPVILVGQGSDEIFGGYEPWDVHVAQLWNRGRKGEAIREGFLSGRRQWGWLTGIRHTIGVLRTAPRPPRCRCDPAGTLQEHQRHLLLLDYLPAILKSEDRNSMASAVESRLPFLDHRIVEFARTLPSDYLCRRGWTKAVLRRALEGLVPEYVLRRPRKLGLPGPLAGLACAPQADAARRRLVEGGWFPASLLPEVGRTLSEAGQIRLRILDAWARTCLDGPGRVSASPEAPATFG, from the coding sequence ATGTGCGGCATCGCCGGTCTGGTCGATCTCGCCGGCGGAGTCCCCGACCGCCGTCTTCTGCTCGCGATGATGCGGCGGATCGCGCACCGCGGTCCCGACGGCGGCGGCTGGCTCGAGGACGACGGCCAGTCGCTCCTCGAGGGAACCCGCGATTCGTCGGTGCCCACCGGTTCGCGGCCCTTCGCCATCGCGGCGCGCGGCGCCCGGGCCGTCCTCGGGCACCAGCGTCTCGCGATCACCGATCTCTCCGACGCGGGGCGGCAGCCGATGACGCGCGGCGACGGCAGATACTGGATCGTCTTCAACGGCGCGATCTTCAACGCGCCGGAGCTCCGGCGAGAGCTCGAGAGCGCGGGCGAGCGATTCACGACGACGACCGACACCGAGGTGCTGCTGGCGTCGTGGATCCGTTGGGGGGATTCGGCGCTCGACCGTTTCAACGGGATGTGGGCGTTCGCGATCTGGGACTCGCGGCAGCGCGAGCTCTTCGCCTCGCGGGACCGATACGGAATCAAGCCGTTTTACTGGACGATCGCGGGCGATCTTTTCGGGTTCGGGTCGGAGCCGAAGGCGCTCCGGGCCGTCCGCCCGGCCGTGCCCAACCTGAAGCTCGTGTCGGACTATCTCGCCTTCGGTGCGAACATCCCGGAGGGCGACGCGACCGCCTACGAGGACTACCGTGAGCTCCCGGCGGGGTCGCTCCTCCGGGCGGGCGCCTCGGGCATCCGCGTGCAGAGGTGGTACGACCTCGACGCTCGCGTCCGCGACGTCCCGCCGCCGCCATCGTTCGAAGGAGCCGCCGCGCGCCTGCGGGGACTGCTCGACGATGCGATCCGGATCCGCCTCCGCGCGGACGTTCCCGTCGGACTCCTGCTGTCCGGCGGCGTCGATTCGTCCGGGATTGCGGGAATCCTGGCCGCGAATCACCGCGGTTCCTTCTCCGGGCCGGCGATATCCCTCCGGTACCCGAGGGCGGAGATCGACGAGAGCCATTACTCGGACGCCGTCCTGCGCGCGACGGGGATCCCGGGCGAGTACGTCGAACCGACGCCGGAAGGCTTCGACCGCGATCTCGACGATTTCGTCTCGCGGACCGACCATCTGATGATGGGGTCGGTCGGGTACGCCCAGTACCTGCTCTACGCGCGGGCGCGCGCCGTCGGGCTTCCGGTGATCCTCGTCGGCCAGGGATCCGACGAAATCTTCGGCGGCTACGAGCCCTGGGACGTCCACGTGGCTCAGCTCTGGAACCGGGGACGCAAGGGGGAAGCCATCCGTGAAGGGTTCCTCTCCGGCCGCCGGCAATGGGGTTGGCTGACCGGAATCCGGCACACGATCGGCGTTCTCCGGACCGCGCCCCGGCCGCCGCGGTGTCGATGCGACCCCGCGGGAACGCTCCAGGAGCATCAGCGGCACCTGCTGCTGCTCGATTACCTTCCGGCCATCCTGAAATCGGAGGACCGGAACTCGATGGCATCCGCCGTCGAGTCGCGTCTGCCGTTTCTCGATCACCGCATCGTCGAGTTCGCGAGGACCCTTCCCTCCGATTACCTCTGCCGCCGCGGATGGACGAAGGCGGTGCTTCGCCGCGCGCTCGAGGGTCTCGTTCCCGAATACGTCCTTCGCCGCCCGCGGAAGCTCGGGCTTCCGGGGCCGCTCGCCGGGCTGGCCTGCGCGCCCCAGGCCGATGCCGCGCGTCGCCGGCTCGTCGAGGGCGGCTGGTTCCCGGCTTCGCTGCTCCCCGAGGTCGGACGAACTCTTTCGGAAGCGGGTCAGATCCGGCTGCGCATTCTCGACGCCTGGGCGCGGACCTGTCTCGACGGCCCCGGCCGGGTCAGCGCGTCGCCGGAAGCCCCCGCCACTTTCGGGTAA
- a CDS encoding ABC transporter permease, with translation MRGFLPVLRKEAVQMLRDRATLQFALAVPAFQLVLFGLIDTNVRHVRTVVFDQSRTEESRSLLADFQNTSYFDVVAWAPSRPAMREAIVSGRASVAIEIPPEFARRRLEGRAADVSVLIDGSDSTISSATLAAVNGVALSRSLEQLAERANASDLAVRVHPLLLFNPDSRSANLLIPGLVAILLTFSGTLLAAFAIVRERERGTLEQLMVTPASPSAVVLGKILPYLLLAFMQLLFVLFLMVAVFRVPIHGSLTLLLALAVVYLFSLLALGLLVSAFAKTQMAAIQSAQAVLLPSIMLSGYFFPLSSLPAPLRVLAQLFPATHFIAISRGIIIRGAGFMALWRSVAALLAISAVLIAASTRAFRKTIG, from the coding sequence GTGAGGGGTTTTCTCCCGGTCCTGCGGAAGGAGGCGGTGCAGATGCTCCGCGACCGCGCGACCCTGCAGTTCGCCCTGGCCGTTCCCGCCTTCCAGCTCGTGCTCTTCGGGTTGATCGACACGAACGTGCGGCACGTTCGAACGGTCGTCTTCGACCAGAGCCGGACCGAGGAGAGCCGCTCGCTCCTCGCGGATTTCCAGAACACGAGCTACTTCGACGTCGTCGCGTGGGCGCCGTCCCGTCCGGCGATGCGCGAAGCGATCGTCTCGGGGCGGGCCTCGGTCGCGATCGAGATTCCCCCCGAGTTCGCCCGCCGCCGCCTCGAAGGACGCGCCGCCGACGTGTCGGTCCTGATCGACGGGTCCGATTCGACGATCTCGAGCGCGACGCTCGCCGCGGTCAACGGAGTCGCTCTCTCGCGCTCGCTCGAGCAGCTCGCCGAGCGCGCGAACGCCTCCGACCTCGCCGTCCGCGTGCACCCTCTCCTGCTCTTCAACCCCGACTCCCGGAGCGCGAACCTGCTCATTCCGGGGCTCGTCGCCATTCTGCTGACGTTTTCGGGAACGCTGCTGGCCGCGTTCGCGATCGTCCGCGAGCGCGAACGGGGCACGCTCGAACAGCTCATGGTGACCCCCGCGTCGCCGAGTGCGGTCGTCCTCGGGAAGATCCTGCCTTACCTCCTGCTCGCGTTCATGCAGCTGCTTTTCGTCCTTTTCCTGATGGTCGCCGTCTTCCGCGTGCCCATCCACGGCAGCCTCACGCTCCTCCTCGCGCTCGCCGTCGTCTACCTCTTCTCGCTCCTCGCGCTCGGCCTTCTCGTCTCCGCCTTCGCGAAGACCCAGATGGCCGCGATCCAGAGCGCGCAGGCCGTGCTCCTCCCGTCGATCATGCTCTCGGGCTATTTCTTCCCGCTGTCGTCGCTTCCGGCACCCCTGCGGGTGCTCGCGCAGCTCTTTCCGGCGACGCACTTCATCGCGATCTCGCGCGGGATCATCATCCGGGGCGCCGGCTTCATGGCTCTCTGGCGGAGTGTGGCGGCCCTGCTGGCGATCTCGGCGGTGCTGATCGCCGCCAGCACGCGCGCGTTCCGAAAGACGATCGGCTAG
- a CDS encoding TetR/AcrR family transcriptional regulator: MGRRARITRPQVLAAAREAFAERGFDGTTLASIAARLEVSPAALLRHAPTKEALFGAAMASARSSVGVPLEFLDTLDGSEDPIPVLRRIAERVIPILEATFAESIVGWLHARRGPGPVAIPLPFDPRSRSTPPQQVFSAIEGYLARAVARGTLSIADPRAAATAFQGALFAYVSFQKLFRILDPPLPLDRYLETLLAIWTRGALPRRPAPKKGKRKTR; this comes from the coding sequence ATGGGACGCCGAGCCCGGATCACCCGTCCGCAGGTGCTCGCCGCCGCGCGCGAGGCCTTCGCCGAGCGCGGCTTCGATGGAACGACGCTCGCCTCGATCGCGGCGCGTCTCGAGGTCAGTCCCGCGGCGCTCCTGCGGCACGCGCCGACGAAGGAGGCGCTCTTCGGCGCGGCGATGGCTTCGGCCCGGTCCTCCGTCGGGGTGCCGCTCGAGTTCCTCGACACGCTCGACGGAAGCGAGGACCCGATTCCGGTGCTTCGGCGGATTGCCGAGCGGGTCATTCCCATCCTCGAGGCGACCTTCGCCGAGTCGATCGTCGGATGGCTCCACGCGCGGCGCGGCCCCGGGCCCGTCGCCATTCCCCTCCCGTTCGATCCGCGCTCACGGTCGACGCCGCCGCAACAGGTCTTCTCGGCGATCGAGGGGTATCTCGCCCGGGCGGTCGCCCGGGGGACCCTGTCGATCGCCGACCCGCGCGCCGCCGCGACGGCCTTCCAGGGCGCCCTCTTCGCCTACGTGTCGTTCCAGAAGCTCTTCCGGATCCTGGATCCGCCGCTCCCGCTGGACCGTTATCTCGAGACTCTGCTGGCGATCTGGACCCGGGGAGCCCTCCCTCGCCGTCCGGCGCCGAAGAAGGGAAAGAGGAAGACGCGATGA
- a CDS encoding ABC transporter ATP-binding protein codes for MSEAAAGAYGIEVEGVSRDFGRVRALDRVSLRVRRGEIFGLLGPNGSGKSTMIRILCGLLAPTEGAARVDGLDVVRQGEEIRRRIGYVPQKFSLYEDLTVQENLNFFASVYGLRREKLIEAREWVVGLTEIAPYRRRLAGQLSGGWKQRLSLAAALMHRPRVLFLDEPTAGIDPVARRELWNLLFAFAADGVTLFVTTHYMDEAERCGRVAYLYLSKLLVAGRPDELTRLPEVTPPGRRRVEAACEHGVAPFMAQARALPYVEDVTIFGNALHLLVRTDIPETRIAADLSAAAGAPVVVRGIDASLEDVFVRLTKRQMDERAAAAGEAA; via the coding sequence ATGAGCGAAGCCGCGGCCGGCGCGTACGGGATCGAGGTCGAGGGCGTCTCCCGGGACTTCGGGCGCGTGCGCGCGCTCGACCGCGTTTCGCTCCGGGTGCGCCGAGGAGAAATCTTCGGGCTCCTCGGGCCGAACGGTTCGGGAAAGTCGACGATGATCCGGATCCTCTGCGGGCTGCTCGCGCCGACCGAAGGCGCGGCCCGCGTCGACGGGCTCGACGTGGTCCGTCAGGGCGAGGAGATCCGCCGCCGGATCGGATACGTTCCCCAGAAGTTCTCGCTGTACGAAGACCTGACGGTCCAGGAGAACCTCAACTTCTTCGCTTCCGTGTACGGTCTCCGGAGAGAGAAGCTCATCGAGGCGCGCGAGTGGGTCGTGGGGCTCACGGAGATCGCTCCGTACCGCCGCCGGCTCGCGGGCCAGCTCTCGGGCGGATGGAAGCAGCGCCTCTCGCTCGCCGCCGCGCTGATGCACCGGCCCCGGGTGCTCTTCCTCGACGAGCCGACCGCGGGCATCGACCCGGTCGCCCGCCGCGAGCTCTGGAACCTGCTCTTCGCCTTCGCCGCCGACGGCGTGACGCTGTTCGTCACGACGCACTACATGGACGAGGCGGAGCGGTGCGGGCGCGTCGCCTACCTCTATCTCTCGAAGCTCCTCGTCGCCGGCCGGCCCGACGAGCTGACGCGGCTTCCCGAGGTCACCCCTCCGGGGCGCCGGCGGGTCGAGGCGGCCTGCGAGCACGGGGTCGCGCCCTTCATGGCGCAAGCCCGCGCGCTCCCGTACGTCGAAGACGTGACGATCTTCGGAAACGCGCTCCATCTCCTCGTCCGCACCGACATTCCGGAAACGCGGATCGCGGCGGATCTCTCGGCGGCCGCCGGCGCGCCGGTCGTCGTGCGCGGGATCGACGCTTCGCTCGAGGACGTCTTCGTCCGTCTCACGAAACGGCAGATGGACGAGCGCGCGGCGGCGGCGGGGGAGGCGGCGTGA